From the genome of Verrucomicrobiia bacterium, one region includes:
- a CDS encoding tetratricopeptide repeat protein translates to MDLDITESPEVLKAWAWAEKNIKQLIIGTAVVVIGALVIGYTFWSRANQRKAAGVALADTFYAATQMTAAESEAAYTKVADEYRSTPAGAQARLLAAAALFDTGKFSEAQAAFEQFANEHFSSPLTAQALYGKAAALSAQGKTSEAADAYKSVVDQFPQAPLVSQARYALASLRAQQGDLNQAVSLYEEVARDASRSSLGAEAALRADELRAKLPPPVVVPTAAETNPPAVDSQSTTN, encoded by the coding sequence ATGGATTTAGATATCACTGAAAGCCCGGAGGTACTGAAAGCCTGGGCTTGGGCGGAAAAGAATATAAAGCAGTTGATCATCGGGACGGCGGTGGTGGTGATCGGTGCGTTGGTCATTGGCTATACTTTCTGGTCGCGCGCGAATCAGCGGAAAGCGGCGGGGGTTGCGCTGGCGGACACCTTTTATGCGGCCACACAGATGACTGCCGCTGAAAGCGAGGCCGCTTACACCAAGGTGGCGGATGAGTATCGCAGTACTCCTGCCGGAGCGCAGGCGCGGTTGCTGGCGGCGGCGGCGTTGTTCGACACCGGCAAGTTCAGTGAAGCCCAGGCGGCGTTTGAACAATTTGCCAACGAACATTTTTCCAGTCCACTAACGGCGCAGGCGCTCTATGGCAAAGCGGCGGCGTTGAGCGCGCAAGGGAAGACGTCGGAAGCCGCCGACGCCTACAAGAGCGTGGTGGATCAGTTCCCACAGGCGCCACTGGTTTCGCAGGCGCGTTATGCGCTGGCCAGTCTGCGCGCGCAGCAAGGTGATTTGAATCAAGCTGTCTCGCTCTATGAGGAAGTGGCTCGTGACGCGTCGCGCAGTTCGCTTGGCGCGGAAGCCGCTCTGCGCGCGGATGAATTACGCGCCAAGTTGCCGCCGCCCGTGGTTGTTCCAACGGCTGCGGAAACCAATCCTCCCGCAGTTGACTCGCAGTCCACAACCAACTGA
- a CDS encoding metallophosphoesterase codes for MSKATQTQMTRREWMGRSAGALLALGLWPGCARWAGKRSAGDFSFAVINDAHFQSPKCPAWFERVFADIRAQESRPELCLVVGDLTEHASRSEFGQMRELLRGSGLPYYAVPGNHDYLSKTNRSTWEDAFPASLNYHFEHRGWQFIALDSCDGREYKNTQIQPETFAWLDANLPKLDPAKPTILFTHFPLGILVPMRPANAEALLERFRDFNLIGVFNGHFHGYTTRRVGRIELTTNRCCAISRNNHDGTPEKGYFLCTAKAGEVRREFVEVQPV; via the coding sequence ATGTCAAAAGCAACGCAAACTCAAATGACGCGACGCGAATGGATGGGACGCAGTGCCGGTGCTTTGCTGGCGCTGGGGCTGTGGCCCGGTTGCGCGCGCTGGGCCGGCAAACGCAGCGCGGGCGACTTCAGCTTCGCTGTCATCAACGACGCGCATTTCCAAAGTCCGAAATGCCCGGCGTGGTTTGAACGGGTGTTTGCCGACATTCGCGCCCAGGAAAGTCGCCCGGAGCTTTGCCTGGTGGTCGGCGATCTGACCGAGCATGCCAGTCGCTCCGAGTTCGGCCAGATGCGCGAGCTCCTGCGCGGATCAGGGCTGCCTTACTACGCCGTGCCGGGCAACCATGATTACCTTTCCAAAACCAACCGTTCCACCTGGGAAGATGCGTTTCCCGCCAGCTTGAACTATCATTTCGAGCATCGCGGCTGGCAGTTCATTGCCTTGGATTCCTGCGACGGTCGGGAATATAAGAACACGCAGATTCAGCCGGAAACTTTCGCGTGGCTGGACGCGAACTTGCCGAAACTTGATCCCGCCAAACCGACCATTCTGTTTACACACTTTCCGTTGGGCATCCTCGTTCCGATGCGGCCAGCGAATGCCGAGGCGCTGCTGGAGCGCTTCCGCGATTTTAATTTGATCGGGGTCTTCAACGGGCACTTTCACGGTTACACCACACGCCGCGTGGGACGCATCGAACTTACCACCAACCGTTGCTGCGCCATCAGTCGCAATAATCATGATGGCACGCCGGAGAAGGGCTATTTTCTTTGCACGGCCAAAGCCGGCGAAGTGCGGCGCGAATTTGTGGAAGTTCAGCCGGTTTGA
- a CDS encoding DUF190 domain-containing protein — protein MQIPRDAMLLRIFIGESDRWRHQPLYEAIVLKARELHLAGATVLRGPLGFGKSSRLHTAKILRLSMDLPLVIEIVDAEEKINAFLPVLNAMIGGGLVTLERVKVVHYRDGNSAQTAA, from the coding sequence ATGCAAATCCCCCGTGACGCAATGTTGCTGCGAATCTTCATCGGCGAGAGCGACCGCTGGCGGCATCAACCTCTCTATGAAGCCATCGTGCTCAAGGCGCGCGAACTGCACCTGGCGGGCGCGACGGTCTTGCGCGGGCCGCTGGGCTTTGGCAAATCCAGTCGCCTGCACACGGCGAAGATTCTGCGACTCTCGATGGATTTGCCGTTGGTCATCGAGATCGTGGATGCGGAAGAAAAAATCAACGCCTTCCTGCCGGTACTGAACGCCATGATCGGTGGTGGACTGGTCACGCTGGAACGCGTCAAGGTCGTTCATTATCGGGACGGTAACTCAGCCCAAACCGCAGCTTGA
- a CDS encoding FAD-binding protein, whose amino-acid sequence MTPTQQHAMLSATSCEVAFDNQTRQLYATDASHYQIEPMAVAFPRDSKQASQIIQAAVQAGVSVIPRGAGTGLMGGAIGDGLVIDFSRYTRWIMNFDREAQTVRVGAGVVLDQLNNFLRPEGFAFGPDVATSSRATMGGMIGNNSSGARTAFYGTTLDHLVELEVVLADGRILQVGPERGTLPVQRELLENLAMLNALQVNERFGPGLLKRWPGYALDRVVQAPNNLINVLAGSEGTLAAILSAKVKVVRTPDEIGLGLIFFDSVADAMQATVELAALKPVAIEFIDRILLDQTRGQLAFQAARDLLELDAQPTEGVLIVEFYSEVEERLAALEQLPLGRRKKIMQTLAQINLVWGLRKQGLSLLTGRKGAAKPVTCIEDTAVRPKDLPAYHRELSKLVNGLGLQASFYGHAASGLLHVRPVLDLHDPGDLKKFRSLTEEVAALVRQFKGSFCAEHGVGLGRTEFLKEQVGEDLYLLMRQIKKSFDPHNVFNPGKLIGDGRYRLDQQLRPAVEGKTKLPFKQYLAFAARDGSFTANLEQCNGCGGCRKETPTMCPTFLATGDELMSTRGRANLIRAVLAGRGLSKGADPLRAPELEAALSNCLSCKACTKECPSNVNLALLKAELMWARIQRDGLSLKERMFSSVDLLGRLGCLFPRLANDLLGSRVIRRLLAQTMGISEERVLPRYTRQRFDHWFRKRPVAGAGKRGKVILWDDTFVRYYDPHIGIAAVTVLEAAGYEVLLPVGRKCCGRPAFSQGNIGLARKWGAHNLALLSQTDDAIPIIFLEPSCFSMFFEDYREMHLPGADRIARRSVLFEQFLDQVLSAEPEALRFHSRQTTVAIHVHCHAKSLTNPAYLHRLAARLPGCKVQYLDTGCCGMAGTFGMMESKYELSLQIARPLIEKIRELPYGSVVVATGTSCRQQIDHLAIVRSRHMAEVLADALKVEATTTTTPPPQSDSGRS is encoded by the coding sequence ATGACGCCGACACAACAACACGCGATGCTTTCGGCCACGTCTTGCGAGGTCGCCTTCGATAATCAGACGCGGCAACTTTACGCCACCGACGCTTCGCATTACCAGATCGAGCCTATGGCGGTCGCGTTTCCGCGCGACTCCAAACAGGCGAGTCAGATCATTCAGGCGGCGGTGCAGGCCGGGGTCTCCGTAATCCCGCGTGGTGCCGGTACGGGGTTGATGGGCGGCGCAATTGGCGACGGGTTGGTGATTGATTTTTCCCGCTACACGCGCTGGATCATGAACTTTGATCGAGAGGCGCAAACCGTGCGGGTCGGCGCGGGCGTGGTGTTGGATCAACTCAATAATTTTCTCCGCCCGGAAGGCTTCGCCTTTGGTCCGGACGTGGCCACGAGTTCCCGCGCCACCATGGGGGGGATGATTGGAAACAATTCTTCCGGCGCGCGCACCGCGTTTTATGGCACCACGCTGGACCATTTGGTTGAACTGGAGGTGGTGCTGGCCGATGGGCGGATTCTGCAGGTCGGCCCCGAACGCGGCACGCTGCCAGTGCAGCGCGAGTTGCTGGAAAACTTGGCGATGCTGAACGCGTTGCAGGTCAATGAGCGCTTTGGTCCGGGGTTGTTGAAACGCTGGCCGGGTTACGCGCTGGATCGGGTGGTGCAGGCGCCCAACAATTTAATCAACGTGCTCGCGGGCAGTGAAGGCACGCTGGCGGCGATCTTATCCGCCAAGGTCAAGGTGGTGCGCACTCCGGACGAAATCGGTTTGGGGTTGATCTTCTTTGACTCCGTGGCGGACGCCATGCAAGCAACGGTCGAACTTGCGGCCTTGAAACCGGTGGCGATTGAATTCATTGATCGCATTCTGCTGGATCAAACCCGCGGCCAACTGGCATTTCAGGCGGCGCGGGATTTACTGGAACTCGACGCGCAACCGACGGAAGGCGTGCTGATTGTGGAGTTTTATTCCGAGGTCGAAGAGCGGTTGGCGGCCCTGGAACAATTGCCACTTGGGCGACGTAAAAAAATCATGCAAACCCTGGCGCAGATCAACCTGGTCTGGGGGCTGCGCAAACAAGGTTTATCCCTGCTCACCGGTCGCAAGGGCGCCGCCAAACCCGTGACGTGCATCGAGGATACCGCCGTGCGTCCGAAGGATTTGCCGGCGTATCACCGCGAACTTTCAAAGCTGGTCAACGGGCTGGGCTTGCAGGCTTCATTTTACGGACATGCCGCTTCGGGTTTGTTGCACGTGCGTCCGGTGCTGGATCTGCACGATCCCGGCGACTTGAAAAAGTTTCGGTCCCTCACCGAGGAAGTGGCCGCGCTGGTGCGCCAGTTCAAAGGATCGTTCTGCGCCGAACATGGCGTCGGCTTGGGACGCACGGAATTTTTGAAGGAGCAGGTGGGAGAAGACCTTTATCTGCTGATGCGGCAGATCAAGAAGTCGTTCGACCCGCATAATGTTTTTAATCCCGGCAAACTGATTGGTGATGGCCGCTACCGGCTGGATCAGCAACTGCGCCCGGCGGTTGAAGGCAAAACCAAATTACCCTTCAAGCAGTACCTGGCCTTCGCCGCGCGGGACGGATCTTTCACCGCGAATCTCGAGCAGTGCAACGGTTGCGGTGGATGCCGCAAGGAAACGCCGACCATGTGTCCAACGTTTCTCGCGACCGGCGACGAACTGATGTCCACCCGCGGTCGCGCCAATTTGATTCGCGCGGTTCTGGCGGGACGCGGATTGAGCAAAGGCGCGGACCCGTTGCGCGCGCCGGAACTGGAGGCCGCGTTGAGCAACTGTCTTTCCTGCAAAGCCTGCACCAAGGAATGTCCCTCCAACGTGAACCTGGCGCTGCTGAAGGCGGAGCTGATGTGGGCGCGAATTCAGCGCGATGGATTATCGCTGAAGGAGCGGATGTTCAGTTCCGTGGATTTGCTCGGACGTCTGGGCTGCCTGTTTCCGCGCTTGGCGAATGATCTGCTCGGCTCACGGGTGATCCGTCGGCTGCTCGCTCAAACGATGGGAATTTCCGAAGAGCGGGTGTTGCCGCGTTACACCCGGCAGCGGTTCGATCACTGGTTCCGAAAACGCCCGGTCGCCGGCGCCGGAAAGCGCGGCAAAGTGATCTTATGGGATGACACTTTCGTCCGGTATTACGATCCGCATATTGGCATTGCTGCCGTGACCGTACTTGAGGCGGCAGGATACGAGGTGCTGCTGCCTGTGGGCCGTAAATGCTGCGGGCGGCCGGCGTTCAGTCAGGGTAACATTGGTCTGGCGCGCAAGTGGGGCGCGCACAATCTGGCGTTGTTGAGCCAGACCGATGACGCCATTCCGATCATTTTTTTGGAGCCGTCGTGCTTCTCGATGTTTTTTGAGGACTACCGCGAAATGCATTTGCCCGGCGCGGATCGCATCGCCCGGCGCAGCGTGTTGTTTGAACAATTTCTGGATCAAGTGTTGAGCGCCGAACCGGAGGCGCTGCGGTTCCACTCGCGCCAGACGACCGTGGCGATTCACGTGCATTGTCACGCCAAATCGCTGACCAATCCGGCGTACCTGCATCGGCTGGCGGCACGGTTGCCCGGTTGCAAGGTGCAGTATCTGGACACCGGCTGCTGCGGCATGGCGGGCACGTTTGGAATGATGGAATCCAAGTACGAGTTGTCGCTGCAAATTGCGCGGCCCTTGATCGAAAAAATTCGCGAGTTGCCTTACGGCAGCGTCGTTGTGGCCACGGGCACGAGCTGTCGGCAGCAGATTGATCACCTGGCCATCGTGCGCTCGCGGCACATGGCGGAAGTATTGGCGGACGCGCTGAAAGTCGAGGCTACAACGACAACAACTCCGCCGCCGCAATCAGATTCCGGCAGGTCATGA
- the lysA gene encoding diaminopimelate decarboxylase — MHDFHYQGSRLHVEGVSLEALARTYGTPLYVYSQATLTRCYRELNQAMAPVEHLVCFAVKSNSNQSVLRLLAGLGSGFDIVSGGELQRVVAAGGDPRRCVFAGVGKTEAEIRFALQQGVYSFNAESEPELQRINAVARRLKKIAPVAVRLNPNVDAKTHAKITTGTYANKFGVAFEDIPGVYARAAKLKNLRLRGVQMHIGSQLTDVTPFAQAVKKVAPLVAQFKARYGIEFFSIGGGIGIVYQSALASGQAAWWRGAGKKFITPQQYAAALLPLVRSLGVKILMEPGRYISGNAGALLTRVEYVKRTGRKNFVIVDGAMNDLIRPAFYDAYHEIVPVTKKSGTTIPSDVVGPVCESGDYFCQDRPLPRVREGDYLALLSAGAYGFVMASNYNTRALAAEVMVHGRKAALVRARQPIPEIWAGEKVASWLK; from the coding sequence ATGCATGATTTTCATTATCAGGGAAGCCGGCTCCACGTCGAAGGCGTGAGCCTGGAAGCGCTGGCGCGAACGTACGGCACGCCGCTTTACGTGTATTCGCAAGCCACACTGACGCGGTGCTATCGGGAATTGAATCAGGCAATGGCTCCAGTCGAACACCTGGTCTGTTTTGCGGTCAAGTCCAATTCCAACCAATCCGTTCTGCGTTTGCTCGCCGGATTGGGCAGCGGATTCGACATCGTCAGCGGTGGCGAACTGCAACGGGTGGTGGCTGCGGGTGGCGATCCGCGACGCTGCGTCTTTGCCGGTGTGGGCAAGACCGAGGCGGAGATTCGCTTCGCGCTGCAACAGGGCGTTTATTCATTCAATGCGGAAAGTGAGCCGGAATTGCAGCGCATCAACGCGGTGGCCCGTCGGTTGAAGAAAATCGCTCCGGTCGCGGTGCGATTGAATCCCAATGTGGATGCCAAGACGCACGCCAAGATTACGACCGGCACGTATGCGAACAAATTCGGCGTGGCGTTTGAGGACATTCCCGGCGTGTATGCGCGTGCGGCCAAGTTAAAGAATCTACGTTTGCGCGGAGTGCAGATGCACATCGGTTCGCAATTGACCGACGTGACGCCGTTCGCTCAAGCGGTAAAAAAAGTCGCTCCCTTGGTGGCGCAGTTCAAAGCGCGTTACGGCATCGAATTTTTCAGTATCGGTGGCGGGATCGGGATTGTTTATCAATCCGCGCTTGCCAGCGGCCAAGCGGCTTGGTGGCGGGGCGCGGGTAAAAAATTCATCACGCCGCAACAATACGCGGCGGCCTTGCTGCCCCTGGTGCGTTCACTGGGAGTCAAAATCCTGATGGAGCCCGGTCGCTATATTTCCGGTAACGCGGGGGCTTTGTTGACGCGCGTGGAATACGTGAAGCGCACGGGTCGAAAGAATTTTGTCATCGTGGACGGCGCGATGAACGATCTGATCCGCCCCGCGTTCTACGATGCTTACCATGAAATTGTTCCGGTCACGAAAAAAAGCGGCACGACCATTCCTTCGGACGTGGTGGGGCCGGTTTGTGAATCGGGTGATTACTTCTGTCAGGACCGTCCGTTGCCGCGGGTGCGGGAAGGCGATTATTTGGCACTGTTAAGCGCCGGCGCTTACGGCTTCGTCATGGCGTCGAATTACAATACCCGGGCACTGGCGGCCGAGGTGATGGTTCACGGGCGGAAGGCGGCGCTGGTCCGTGCCCGCCAACCAATTCCCGAGATTTGGGCCGGCGAAAAGGTCGCATCGTGGTTGAAATGA
- a CDS encoding pyridoxal phosphate-dependent aminotransferase — MNYRISQRAASLTPSLTLAIDSKAKAMKAAGEDVVGFGAGEPDFDTPQHIKDAAAKALANGFTKYTPAAGIPELRQAIADKHQRENGLSFKSSQIIVSCGGKHSCFNVILATCQEGDEVIIPAPYWLSYPEMVKLAGAKPVILGTSDATEFKVTPAQLRAAITPRTRLFVLNSPSNPTGSVYTPEEVKALGDVCVEKGVLIMSDEIYEHLLYDGAVVKSVAGFSAAHQEHTIIVHGFAKAWSMTGWRLGWCAAPEPIAKAINAIQSHSTSNPTSFAQKGGVAALTGPQDHLPRWLAEFAQRRAYALDRLNAIPGVACVKPHGAFYLFPNISGTGLKSTEFCAQLLEREKVAAVPGIAFGADDYIRLSYATSMANLEKGLARIENFCRRLS, encoded by the coding sequence ATGAATTATCGTATTTCGCAGCGCGCCGCGTCCCTCACCCCTTCGCTCACCCTGGCCATTGATTCCAAAGCCAAGGCCATGAAAGCGGCGGGCGAGGATGTGGTCGGCTTTGGCGCGGGCGAACCGGATTTTGACACGCCCCAGCACATCAAGGACGCCGCCGCCAAGGCGCTGGCGAATGGCTTCACCAAATACACTCCCGCCGCCGGCATTCCCGAATTGCGCCAGGCCATTGCGGACAAGCATCAGCGTGAAAATGGTCTGAGTTTCAAATCCAGTCAGATCATCGTGTCGTGCGGTGGCAAGCACTCCTGTTTCAATGTCATCCTGGCAACGTGTCAGGAAGGCGACGAGGTGATTATTCCTGCGCCTTATTGGTTGAGTTATCCGGAGATGGTGAAACTTGCCGGCGCCAAGCCGGTGATTCTCGGCACCAGTGACGCCACGGAATTCAAAGTGACGCCCGCCCAATTGCGCGCCGCCATCACGCCGCGCACCCGGTTGTTCGTGCTGAACTCACCCAGCAACCCGACCGGTTCGGTTTATACGCCGGAAGAAGTGAAAGCGCTGGGAGATGTTTGTGTGGAAAAGGGCGTGCTCATCATGAGCGACGAAATTTATGAGCACCTGCTTTACGACGGCGCCGTGGTGAAGAGCGTGGCCGGCTTTTCTGCCGCGCATCAGGAACACACCATTATCGTGCATGGTTTTGCCAAGGCCTGGAGCATGACGGGCTGGCGGCTCGGCTGGTGCGCTGCGCCCGAACCGATTGCCAAAGCCATCAATGCGATTCAAAGTCACAGCACCAGCAATCCGACCAGCTTCGCGCAAAAGGGCGGGGTGGCGGCTTTGACCGGCCCGCAAGATCATTTGCCCCGCTGGCTGGCGGAATTCGCCCAACGCCGCGCTTACGCGCTCGACCGGCTCAATGCGATTCCCGGCGTCGCCTGCGTCAAACCGCACGGCGCGTTTTACTTGTTTCCCAACATTTCCGGCACCGGGCTGAAATCCACGGAGTTTTGCGCGCAATTGTTGGAGCGGGAGAAGGTTGCCGCCGTTCCAGGTATCGCGTTTGGGGCGGACGATTACATCCGCCTCAGTTATGCCACCAGCATGGCAAACCTCGAAAAAGGACTGGCCCGAATCGAAAACTTTTGCCGTCGCCTGAGCTAA
- a CDS encoding UDP-glucose/GDP-mannose dehydrogenase family protein, with amino-acid sequence MKLTIIGTGYVGLVTGTCFAEVGHHVICVDNDTRKVELLQAGGIPIYEPGLEALVKQNVAAGRLSFTTSIAAGVAESEVIFIAVPTPPQPDGSVDMSFIEKVAREIAGALTSYKIVVDKSTVPVKTGDKVAETIERYSKGKVEFDVVSNPEFLREGFAVEDLMKPDRIVVGVRSPRPVRAMQAVYAPFNAPIIVTDINSAELIKHASNSFLALKISYINAVSAICEATGANVQQVANGMGLDARIGRRFLNAGLGFGGSCFPKDLSAFIKISEQVGYDFRLLKEVQRINAEQMERFVKKITETLWVLKDKKIGVLGLAFKQNTDDVRSSPAIDLCQRLLRGGAKLRVYDPKAMEKARALLPDVTYVDDMNEVAAGCDALVIATEWDEFKQLDLAKSRDLLSAPIMFDGRNLFDPEEMEKLGWIYKSVGR; translated from the coding sequence ATGAAACTGACAATCATTGGGACGGGCTACGTGGGTTTGGTCACGGGAACGTGCTTCGCCGAAGTTGGGCATCACGTGATTTGTGTGGACAACGACACCCGGAAGGTGGAGTTGTTGCAGGCGGGCGGCATTCCGATTTACGAACCGGGCCTTGAAGCGTTGGTGAAGCAAAACGTGGCCGCCGGACGGCTGAGTTTTACCACCAGCATCGCGGCAGGCGTCGCGGAGTCGGAAGTCATTTTCATTGCCGTCCCCACCCCGCCGCAACCGGATGGTTCGGTGGACATGAGTTTCATCGAAAAGGTGGCGCGTGAAATTGCCGGCGCGCTGACGAGTTACAAGATCGTGGTGGACAAAAGCACGGTGCCGGTGAAAACCGGTGACAAGGTGGCGGAGACGATCGAGCGCTATTCCAAGGGCAAGGTGGAGTTCGACGTGGTCAGCAATCCCGAATTCCTCCGTGAAGGTTTTGCGGTGGAGGATTTGATGAAGCCCGATCGGATCGTAGTGGGGGTGCGTTCGCCACGTCCAGTGCGGGCGATGCAGGCGGTGTACGCGCCGTTTAACGCGCCAATCATCGTCACCGACATCAATTCGGCGGAGCTGATCAAACACGCCTCCAATTCCTTTCTAGCGCTGAAAATTTCCTACATCAACGCGGTTTCAGCGATTTGCGAAGCGACCGGGGCGAACGTGCAACAGGTGGCCAACGGGATGGGGCTGGACGCGCGGATCGGGCGTCGCTTTCTGAACGCGGGCCTCGGCTTTGGCGGTAGTTGCTTCCCAAAAGATCTGAGCGCGTTCATCAAAATTTCCGAGCAGGTGGGTTACGATTTTCGACTGCTCAAAGAAGTGCAGCGCATCAACGCGGAACAGATGGAGCGGTTCGTGAAAAAAATCACCGAAACCTTGTGGGTGCTGAAGGACAAAAAGATCGGGGTGCTGGGCCTGGCCTTCAAACAAAACACCGACGACGTGCGCTCCTCGCCGGCAATTGATTTGTGCCAACGCCTGTTGCGCGGCGGCGCGAAGCTGCGGGTGTATGATCCCAAGGCGATGGAAAAAGCGCGCGCGCTGTTGCCGGATGTCACGTACGTGGACGACATGAACGAGGTCGCCGCCGGCTGCGACGCGTTGGTGATCGCCACGGAATGGGACGAGTTCAAACAACTGGATCTGGCCAAGTCGCGGGACCTGCTCTCGGCGCCGATCATGTTTGACGGTCGGAACCTGTTCGACCCCGAGGAAATGGAAAAACTGGGTTGGATCTACAAGAGCGTCGGGCGCTGA
- the mutT gene encoding 8-oxo-dGTP diphosphatase MutT — MDLQERRALMGAVIEVAAGLVFRAGKLLITQRRAGTHLGGLWEFPGGKRESQETFEQCLIRELREELGVTVAVGELFESVLHTYPERRVALKFFLCQLIQGEPQPLECAAVQWVSRTELNNYAFPAADAQLLTRLQATAALWSESPV; from the coding sequence TTGGATCTACAAGAGCGTCGGGCGCTGATGGGTGCTGTCATTGAAGTCGCTGCGGGTCTGGTTTTTCGCGCCGGCAAACTGCTCATCACTCAACGCCGGGCCGGAACGCATCTGGGCGGTCTCTGGGAATTCCCCGGCGGTAAACGCGAGTCGCAGGAGACGTTTGAGCAATGTCTGATTCGCGAGTTGCGCGAAGAACTGGGCGTCACGGTGGCGGTGGGCGAATTGTTTGAGAGCGTGTTGCACACCTATCCAGAACGTCGGGTGGCGCTGAAATTTTTTCTCTGCCAATTAATCCAAGGCGAACCCCAACCGCTGGAGTGCGCCGCGGTGCAATGGGTCTCCCGAACGGAATTGAACAATTACGCCTTTCCGGCTGCGGACGCACAATTGCTGACCAGATTGCAAGCGACTGCCGCGCTGTGGTCGGAATCACCGGTGTAA
- the crcB gene encoding fluoride efflux transporter CrcB encodes MLNAILIFCGGGLGTLARWGLSGLIARHWGETFPLGTLTVNVIGSFAIGLFATLTSPEGRFLAPDAWRQFFMIGLCGGYTTFSSFSLQTLHLARDGEWFKAGANAVLSLVLCLIAVWLGHLLAAHFNSSKGL; translated from the coding sequence ATGCTGAATGCCATTTTAATTTTTTGCGGCGGCGGACTGGGCACCTTGGCCCGGTGGGGACTCTCCGGTTTGATTGCCCGGCACTGGGGCGAAACTTTTCCGCTCGGCACCCTTACCGTCAACGTCATCGGCTCCTTCGCCATCGGTTTGTTTGCCACGCTGACCAGCCCGGAAGGACGGTTTCTGGCCCCCGACGCTTGGCGTCAGTTTTTCATGATTGGCCTTTGCGGCGGCTATACCACGTTCTCTTCGTTCAGTCTGCAAACGCTCCACCTCGCGCGTGACGGCGAATGGTTCAAAGCGGGCGCGAATGCCGTGCTTTCGTTGGTGCTCTGCCTCATCGCCGTCTGGCTCGGGCATCTGCTGGCGGCCCATTTCAACTCCTCGAAAGGACTTTGA
- a CDS encoding phosphatidylserine decarboxylase, translating to MADPDAIHYFNRYTQHVEVEQVYGAAWLRWAYQHPLGRLALAALIKRAVFSRWYGWRMNRPRSRSKIQPFIRTYNLAVDEFAERPETFRSFNEFFYRRLKPEARPIDADPRAVIFPADARHLGFPDASKIEGVFVKGQRFELARLLQDSALAARYKKGPVVLSRLCPVDYHRFHFPSAGRASAPRLVDGPLYSVSPIALRRKLAYLWENRRVITTITTENLGTIIMLEIGATNVGSIRQTYQAGPIGKGDEKGYFAFGGSSTLLLFEPHRVQLAADLLERSRQRCELYARMGDRLGVAN from the coding sequence ATGGCCGATCCAGACGCGATCCATTACTTCAACCGCTACACGCAACACGTGGAAGTGGAACAAGTTTATGGCGCGGCCTGGCTGCGCTGGGCCTATCAGCACCCCCTCGGGCGACTCGCGCTGGCCGCCTTGATCAAACGCGCGGTCTTCTCGCGCTGGTACGGCTGGCGCATGAATCGCCCGCGCAGTCGGAGTAAAATCCAACCTTTCATCCGCACCTACAATTTGGCGGTGGATGAATTTGCGGAGCGACCCGAAACCTTCCGTTCATTCAACGAATTTTTCTACCGACGCCTCAAACCCGAGGCGCGGCCCATTGACGCGGACCCGCGAGCGGTGATTTTTCCCGCGGACGCACGGCATCTGGGTTTTCCCGACGCTTCAAAAATTGAAGGCGTCTTCGTCAAAGGCCAACGCTTCGAACTGGCGCGGTTGCTTCAAGATTCCGCGCTGGCGGCGCGCTATAAAAAAGGCCCGGTGGTTTTATCTCGCCTTTGCCCGGTGGATTATCATCGCTTTCATTTTCCCAGCGCCGGTCGCGCCAGCGCTCCGCGCCTGGTTGATGGACCGCTTTACTCGGTCAGCCCGATCGCGCTGCGACGCAAACTGGCTTACCTCTGGGAAAACCGGCGCGTCATCACCACGATCACCACTGAAAATCTCGGCACAATCATCATGCTGGAGATCGGCGCAACCAATGTCGGTTCAATCCGGCAAACCTATCAAGCCGGTCCCATCGGAAAAGGCGATGAGAAAGGTTATTTCGCCTTCGGCGGCAGTTCCACGCTGCTGCTCTTCGAACCGCATCGCGTTCAACTGGCCGCCGATCTGCTCGAACGAAGCCGCCAGCGATGCGAACTCTACGCGCGCATGGGCGATCGTCTGGGAGTCGCGAATTGA